The following are from one region of the Sorghum bicolor cultivar BTx623 chromosome 2, Sorghum_bicolor_NCBIv3, whole genome shotgun sequence genome:
- the LOC8062077 gene encoding cytochrome P450 71A1, with product MSPYLLLAAAALIAFLYIIKNRRSSKLPPSPPSLPLIGHLHLIGRLAHRSLHELQLRYGGGGGLLFLQLGRRRTLVVSTAAAAADLFRNHDLAFASRARSVGGDKMTYGCSNVSFAPYGENWRLGKKIAVVHLLSPRRVESFAPVRAAEVAALVAWTRCAAEAREAVEMRELLYGYTNAVVTRAATGAAGVTADKMKQLMGNAEALMAGFQPEDVLPDAPARFVRWATGLDKKLDDMGEAWDKFLSEIVAAHKKGDDGAGEDDEDFLDVLLRLREEGTGGLELTDDRIKAIIKDMIFAATETSSQTLEWTMAELMANPRVMSKLQDEIARVVSADQTTIAEPDLSKMEYLKAVFKEVLRLHAPAPLLVPHESTTPAVVQGYEIPAKTALFVNVWAIGRDPAVWDTADVFRPERFMAGSPSVDFRGTDYQLIPFGAGRRICPGISFALPVLELALVSLLHHFEWELPAGMRPADLDMGEAPGLTTPRQVPLVLVPKCKTLVQAALQ from the exons ATGTCTCCTTACCTGCTGCTTGCCGCCGCCGCGCTTATCGCCTtcctctacatcatcaagaacCGCAGGAGCAGCAAGCTCCCGCCGTCCCCGCCGTCGCTACCGCTGATCGGCCACCTTCACCTCATCGGCCGCCTCGCGCACCGATCCTTGCACGAGCTGCAGCTTCgctatggcggcggcggcggtctccTCTTCCTGCAACTCGGGCGCAGGCGGACCTTGGTCGTGTCCACTGCCGCGGCGGCAGCGGACCTGTTCAGGAACCACGACCTCGCCTTCGCCTCGCGCGCGCGCAGCGTGGGAGGGGATAAGATGACGTATGGCTGCAGCAACGTGTCGTTCGCGCCGTACGGCGAGAACTGGCGCCTGGGCAAGAAGATCGCGGTGGTCCACCTCCTCTCCCCGCGGCGCGTGGAGTCGTTCGCGCCCGTGCGGGCCGCCGAGGTAGCCGCGCTCGTCGCGTGGACACGCTGCGCCGCGGAGGCACGGGAGGCCGTGGAGATGAGGGAGCTCCTGTACGGGTACACCAACGCGGTGGTCACCCGCGCGGCCACCGGTGCCGCCGGAGTAACAGCAGACAAGATGAAACAGCTGATGGGGAACGCCGAGGCGCTGATGGCGGGCTTCCAACCTGAGGACGTGCTGCCGGACGCGCCGGCGAGGTTTGTGAGATGGGCGACGGGCCTCGATAAGAAGCTCGACGACATGGGCGAGGCATGGGACAAGTTCCTGTCCGAGATAGTGGCCGCGCACAAGAAGGGGGACGACGGTGCAGGGGAGGACGATGAGGACTTCTTGGACGTCTTGCTTCGGCTGAGGGAAGAAGGTACCGGCGGGCTCGAGCTCACAGACGATCGCATCAAAGCTATCATCAAG GATATGATATTCGCCGCAACTGAAACATCATCTCAAACGCTAGAATGGACCATGGCCGAACTCATGGCCAACCCGCGGGTGATGAGCAAGCTCCAGGACGAGATAGCGCGAGTCGTCAGCGCCGATCAGACGACCATTGCTGAACCGGACCTGAGCAAAATGGAGTACCTGAAGGCAGTGTTCAAAGAGGTGCTTCGGCTCCACGCACCAGCGCCGCTCCTCGTCCCGCACGAATCAACGACGCCAGCGGTCGTGCAGGGCTACGAGATCCCGGCCAAGACGGCGCTCTTCGTCAACGTGTGGGCCATCGGGCGGGACCCTGCTGTGTGGGACACAGCGGACGTGTTCCGCCCGGAGCGGTTCATGGCCGGCAGCCCCTCCGTGGACTTTAGAGGGACCGACTACCAGCTCATCCCGTTCGGCGCCGGTCGGAGGATCTGCCCGGGCATCAGCTTCGCGCTGCCGGTCTTGGAGCTCGCGCTCGTCAGCCTCCTGCATCACTTCGAATGGGAGCTCCCCGCCGGCATGCGTCCGGCGGACCTCGACATGGGCGAGGCACCGGGGCTGACGACGCCCCGGCAGGTACCCCTTGTCCTAGTCCCCAAGTGCAAGACGCTCGTTCAGGCGGCACTACAGTAG
- the LOC8062078 gene encoding cytochrome P450 71A1, whose protein sequence is MSPYLLAAGALIVFLYVIKNRRSSKLPPSPPSLPLIGHLHLIGRLAHRSLHELQLRYGDGGSGLLFLQLGRRPTLVVFTAAAATDLFKNHDLAFASRPRSVGGDKLMYGCSNVSFAPYGENWRRGKKIAVVHLLSPRRVESFAPVRAAEVAALVARTRRAAEAGEAVQMRELLYGYTNAVVTRAATGAAGATAEKLKQLMGNSAALMAGFQPEDVLPDAPARFVRWATGLDKKLEDMAEVWDKFLSEIVAAHKEKGGGDAGEEDEDFLDVLLRLREEGADGLELTDDRIKATIEDMIAAATETSSQTLEWTMAELIANPRVLGKLQDEIVRVVNADQPAICEPDLSRMGYLKAVFKEVLRLHAPAPLLVPHESTTPAVVQGYEIPAKTALFVNVWAIGRDPAVWDAPDEFRPERFMGGSRSVDFRGTDYQLIPFGAGRRICPGISFAVPVLELALVSLLRHFEWELPAGMRPVDLDMGEAPGLTTPRRVPLVLVPKCRTLVQAALQ, encoded by the exons ATGTCTCCTTACCTGCTCGCCGCCGGCGCGCTTATCGTCTTCCTCTATGTCATCAAGAACCGCAGGAGCAGCAAGCTCCCACCGTCCCCGCCGTCGCTACCGCTGATCGGCCACCTTCACCTCATCGGCCGCCTCGCGCACCGATCCTTGCACGAGCTGCAGCTTCGCTATGGCGACGGCGGCAGCGGTCTCCTCTTCCTGCAACTTGGCCGCAGACCGACCTTGGTCGTGTTCACTGCCGCCGCGGCCACGGATCTGTTCAAGAACCACGACCTCGCCTTCGCCTCCCGCCCGCGCAGCGTCGGAGGGGATAAGCTGATGTATGGGTGCAGCAACGTTTCGTTCGCGCCTTACGGCGAGAACTGGCGCCGGGGCAAAAAGATCGCGGTGGTCCACCTCCTCTCCCCGCGGCGCGTGGAGTCGTTCGCGCCCGTGCGGGCCGCCGAGGTAGCCGCGCTCGTCGCACGGACACGCCGCGCCGCGGAAGCAGGGGAGGCCGTGCAGATGAGGGAGCTCCTGTACGGCTACACGAACGCGGTGGTCACCCGCGCGGCCACCGGTGCCGCTGGGGCCACAGCAGAGAAGCTGAAACAGCTGATGGGGAACTCCGCGGCGCTGATGGCGGGCTTCCAACCCGAAGACGTGCTGCCGGACGCACCGGCGAGGTTTGTGAGATGGGCGACGGGCCTCGATAAGAAGCTCGAAGACATGGCCGAGGTGTGGGACAAGTTCCTGTCCGAGATAGTTGCCGCACACAAGGAGAAGGGGGGTGGCGATGCAGGGgaggaggatgaggacttcTTGGATGTCTTGCTTCGGCTGAGGGAAGAAGGCGCCGATGGGCTCGAGCTCACAGACGATCGCATCAAAGCTACTATCGAG GACATGATAGCCGCTGCAACTGAAACATCATCTCAAAcgttggaatggaccatggcAGAACTCATCGCCAACCCGCGGGTGCTGGGCAAGCTCCAAGACGAGATAGTGCGAGTCGTCAACGCCGATCAGCCGGCCATCTGTGAACCCGACCTGAGCAGAATGGGATATCTGAAGGCAGTATTCAAAGAGGTGCTTCGGCTCCACGCACCAGCGCCGCTCCTCGTCCCGCACGAATCAACAACGCCCGCTGTTGTGCAGGGCTACGAGATCCCGGCCAAGACGGCGCTCTTCGTCAACGTATGGGCCATCGGACGGGACCCCGCTGTGTGGGACGCACCGGACGAGTTCCGCCCGGAGCGGTTCATGGGCGGCAGTCGCTCGGTGGACTTCAGAGGGACCGACTACCAGCTCATCCCGTTCGGCGCCGGGCGGAGGATCTGCCCCGGCATCAGCTTCGCGGTGCCGGTCTTGGAGCTCGCGCTCGTCAGCCTCCTGCGTCATTTCGAGTGGGAGCTCCCCGCCGGCATGCGCCCGGTGGACCTCGACATGGGCGAGGCACCGGGGCTTACGACGCCGCGGCGGGTTCCCCTCGTCCTAGTCCCCAAGTGCCGGACGCTCGTTCAGGCAGCGCTGCAGTAG
- the LOC8062076 gene encoding cytochrome P450 71A1 produces MFHYVVAAAGVLIVFLYAVKKRQSSKLPPSPPSLPVIGHLHLIGRLAHRSLRELQLRYGGSCGLLYLQLGRRRTLVVSTAAAAADLFRNHDLAFASRPHSVSGDKMMYGCNNVSFAPYGGNWRRGKKIAVVHLLSLRRVESFAPVRAAEVAALVAHTRRAAEAGEAVELRELLYGYTNAVVTRAATGAAGATAERLKQLLGNSAALMVGFQPEDVLPDVPARFVRWATGLDKKLDDMAKAWDKFLSEIVAAHKEKGAGGGGAGEQDGDFLDVLLRLREEDTDGVELTDDRIKGTVEDMIGGGTETTIQTLEWTMAELIANPRVTAKLKNEITRVVTADQPTISESDLNRMEYLKAVFKEVLRLHAPLPLLVPHESTAPAVVQGYEIPAKTGLYINVWAIGRDPAAWDAPEEFRPERFVGSSSPVDFRGNDYQFIPFGAGRRICPGINFALPVLELAVASLMRHFDWELPAGMQLTDLDMSETPGLMTPRRVPLVVVPRTVPQPALP; encoded by the exons ATGTTTCATTACGTAGTCGCGGCCGCCGGCGTGCTTATCGTCTTCCTTTATGCCGTCAAGAAACGCCAAAGCAGCAAGCTCCCGCCGTCGCCTCCGTCGCTGCCGGTGATCGGTCACCTCCACCTCATCGGCCGCCTCGCGCACCGCTCCCTACGCGAGCTGCAGCTTCGCTACGGCGGGAGCTGTGGCCTCCTCTACCTGCAGCTCGGGCGCAGGCGGACCTTGGTCGTGTCCACTGCCGCGGCGGCAGCGGACCTGTTCAGGAACCACGACCTCGCCTTCGCCTCCCGCCCGCACAGCGTGTCAGGTGACAAGATGATGTACGGCTGCAACAACGTGTCCTTCGCGCCATATGGCGGGAACTGGCGCCGGGGCAAGAAGATCGCGGTGGTCCACCTCCTCTCCCTGCGCCGCGTGGAGTCGTTCGCGCCCGTGCGGGCCGCCGAGGTGGCAGCGCTCGTCGCACATACCCGCCGTGCTGCGGAGGCGGGGGAGGCTGTGGAGCTGAGGGAGCTCCTGTATGGCTACACCAACGCGGTGGTCACCCGCGCGGCCACCGGTGCCGCCGGGGCGACAGCAGAGAGGCTGAAACAGCTGCTGGGGAACTCCGCGGCGCTGATGGTGGGCTTCCAACCGGAGGATGTGCTGCCGGACGTGCCGGCGAGGTTTGTGAGGTGGGCGACAGGCCTCGATAAGAAGCTCGATGACATGGCCAAGGCGTGGGACAAGTTTCTGTCCGAGATAGTGGCTGCGCACAAGGAGAAgggggccggcggcggcggtgcaggGGAGCAGGATGGGGACTTCTTGGACGTCTTGCTGCGGCTTAGGGAAGAAGACACCGATGGGGTCGAGCTCACAGACGATCGCATCAAAGGCACCGTCGAG GACATGATAGGCGGCGGAACTGAAACAACCATCCAGACGCTGGAATGGACCATGGCAGAGCTCATCGCCAACCCACGGGTCACGGCCAAACTCAAGAACGAGATCACGCGAGTCGTCACCGCTGATCAGCCGACCATCTCGGAGTCGGATCTGAACAGAATGGAATACCTGAAAGCAGTTTTCAAAGAGGTGCTCCGGCTCCACGCGCCGTTGCCGCTCCTCGTGCCGCACGAATCGACGGCACCCGCGGTCGTGCAGGGCTACGAGATCCCCGCCAAGACCGGGCTCTACATCAACGTGTGGGCGATCGGGAGGGACCCGGCGGCGTGGGACGCGCCGGAGGAGTTCCGACCGGAGCGGTTCGTGGGCAGCAGCTCCCCGGTGGACTTTAGAGGGAACGACTACCAGTTCATCCCGTTCGGTGCCGGTAGGAGGATCTGCCCCGGTATCAACTTCGCGCTTCCGGTCTTAGAGCTCGCAGTCGCCAGCCTCATGCGCCATTTTGACTGGGAGCTCCCCGCTGGCATGCAATTGACGGACCTCGACATGAGCGAGACGCCGGGGCTGATGACGCCGCGGCGGGTTCCCCTTGTCGTGGTCCCCAGGACGGTGCCTCAGCCAGCACTGCCGTAG
- the LOC8062074 gene encoding auxin-responsive protein IAA26 — translation MAGYGGGDDGVDLTELTLGLPGVNARKARRARKNGQQPPSSSAMMQAFVKVSMDGTPYLRKVDVAAYDDYGELVEALNELFCCCSIGLMDGYGDWEHAVVYEDGDGDWMLVGDVPWEMFVSSCKRMRVMRSCEARGLSSNA, via the exons ATGGCGGgctacggcggcggcgacgacggcgtGGACCTCACCGAGCTGACGCTGGGGCTACCCGGCGTCAATGCGCGCAAGGCGAGACGAGCGAGGAAGAACGGCCAgcagccgccgtcgtcgtccgcCAT GATGCAAGCGTTCGTGAAGGTGAGCATGGACGGGACGCCGTACCTGAGGAAGGTGGACGTGGCGGCGTACGACGACTACGGCGAGCTCGTGGAGGCGCTCAATGAGCtcttctgctgctgctccatCG GGCTGATGGATGGGTACGGCGACTGGGAGCACGCCGTGGTGTACgaggacggcgacggcgactggATGCTCGTCGGCGACGTGCCGTGGGA GATGTTCGTGTCCTCGTGCAAGAGGATGAGAGTGATGCGATCGTGCGAGGCGAGAGGGTTGAGCTCCAACGCCTGA
- the LOC8054890 gene encoding kinesin-like protein KIN-7J, with the protein MAGEERILVSVRLRPVNAREAERGDGSDWECAGPTTLMFRGNIPERAMFPTSYTYDRVFNPECNTRQVYEEGAKQVALSVLSGINSSIFAYGQTSSGKTYTMVGITERSMSDIYDYIDKHPEREYVLKFSAMEIYNEAVRDLLSPDATQLRLLDDPEKGTVVEKLTEETLRDKGHLLELLAVCEAQRQIGETSMNETSSRSHQILRLTIESSAKQFMGRDNSSTLLACVNFVDLAGSERASQTQSAGMRLKEGSHINRSLLTLGKVIRQLSKGRNGHIPYRDSKLTRILQSSLGGNAKTAIICTMSPAHCHIEQSRNTLLFANCAKNVVTDAKVNVVMSDKVLVKHLQREIARLENELKFPGSASCSNHAEALREKDELIKQLEEQLKELMEQKDTVQSQLDNFRRVASDGNFNDHATRQWDQWNRSSESLPRNVSEDALSSSDTYDALYEEQDDLGSNAFDVSHVCNGHLYDPELPKTRIEPYQPIVDEQPMSSLHQPRHHISDSIQIYQPNREASLEVSKEHCKEVQCIQTNELRRSQLFFHADRSHAGTNIDEEKHGENITDTSDCAIKLYTCDSDPSSDSEKTNTDESLALKRCVISSRDNVLTRSKSCRASFMVIPNSWFDGSMDVRMTPPGDIFKYAHRRPEKVRRSLYHENSHCQNDPTLDCPVVSGTVASNTVIDKNTCNEEDEDAINNVSCITKVKEKSEECCTSQPEGNEDDVTEEISNMKNAKDVDRDISVTTVESPSRWPIDFEKKQKEIIELWHECNVSIVHRTYFFLLFKGDKADNIYLEVEHRRLSFIRSSFNAGCEPSGTVISSLRNLRHERDMLYKQMLRRVNLLERESLYSKWGIDLNSKQRRLQLSRRIWTQTDMEHVRESATLVTKLVEHLEKGQAIKEMFGLSFTLNPGADRRTFSWVSAHS; encoded by the exons ATGGCTGGTGAGGAGCGCATCCTGGTGTCGGTGCGGCTGCGTCCGGTGAACGCGCGGGAGGCGGAGCGCGGCGACGGCTCCGACTGGGagtgcgccggcccgaccacgCTCATGTTTCGTGGCAACATCCCCGAGCGCGCCATGTTCCCCACCTCCTACACCTACG ACAGGGTGTTCAACCCGGAGTGCAACACGCGGCAGGTGTATGAGGAAGGGGCCAAGCAGGTGGCCCTATCGGTGCTTAGCGGCATCAACT CAAGCATATTTGCGTACGGTCAGACGAGCAGCGGGAAGACGTACACAATGGTCGGCATCACAGAGCGCAGCATGTCAGACATCTATGACTACATTGACAAG CATCCTGAGAGGGAGTACGTCCTAAAATTTTCAGCGATGGAGATATACAATGAAGCCGTGAGGGATCTCTTGAGCCCTGACGCAACACAGCTAAGGCTTCTTGATGATCCGGAG AAAGGAACTGTTGTAGAGAAACTCACAGAAGAAACTCTCAGGGACAAAGGCCATCTCTTGGAGCTCCTTGCAGTGTGTGAAG CTCAAAGACAGATCGGGGAAACTTCTATGAATGAAACAAGCTCCAGATCTCATCAGATACTCAGACTG ACCATCGAGAGCTCGGCAAAGCAGTTCATGGGACGAGACAACTCGAGCACCCTTCTGGCTTGTGTG AATTTTGTTGATTTAGCAGGAAGTGAGCGTGCCTCTCAGACACAATCAGCTGGTATGAGGCTTAAGGAAGGTAGCCACATTAACAGAAGCCTGCTTACATTGGGAAAGGTCATTCGTCAACTCAG CAAGGGAAGAAATGGGCATATTCCTTATAGAGATTCAAAGCTCACTCGTATATTGCAGTCATCTTTAGGCGGCAATGCAAAAACTGCTATTATCTGCACAATGAGCCCAGCACACTGCCATATCGAGCAATCCAGGAACACGCTTTTGTTTGCAAACTGTGCTAAAAATGTAGTTACTGATGCAAAGGTCAATGTAGTGATGTCAGACAAGGTGTTAGTGAAACATCTTCAGAGAGAAATTGCAAGGCTAGAGAATGAGCTAAAGTTTCCTGGATCAGCTTCTTGCAGCAATCATGCTGAGGCTTTGAGAGAAAAAGATGAGCTAATCAAACAG CTGGAAGAACAGTTGAAGGAATTGATGGAGCAGAAAGATACTGTTCAATCTCAACTTGACAATTTTCGTAGAGTTGCAAGTGATggcaatttcaatgaccatgcaacaaggcaatgg GATCAATGGAATAGGTCTTCAGAGTCCCTTCCACGTAATGTGTCTGAAGACGCACTTTCTTCTTCCGATACTTATGATGCTCTTTATGAAGAACAAGATGATTTGGGCTCTAACGCATTTGATGTGTCACATGTCTGTAATGGTCATCTTTATGACCCAGAGCTTCCCAAAACAAGAATAGAACCGTATCAACCAATAGTGGACGAACAGCCAATGTCAAGCTTGCATCAACCAAGACACCATATTTCTGATAGCATACAGATATATCAACCAAATAGGGAGGCTTCACTGGAGGTCTCTAAGGAGCATTGCAAGGAAGTCCAGTGCATCCAAACGAATGAGCTTAGGAGGAGTCAATTATTCTTTCATGCTGATCGATCTCATGCTGGTACAAACATCGATGAAGAAAAGCATGGTGAAAACATAACAGACACATCAGACTGTGCCATCAAACTGTACACATGTGATTCTGATCCATCTTCTGATTCTGAAAAAACAAATACTGATGAATCTTTGGCCCTGAAGAGGTGTGTGATAAGCTCGAGGGACAATGTACTAACTAGAAGCAAAAGTTGCAGAGCTAGCTTCATGGTCATTCCAAATAGTTGGTTTGATGGTTCAATGGATGTTAGAATGACACCACCAGGTGATATTTTCAAATATGCTCATAGAAGACCAGAAAAGGTACGGAGGAGTTTGTATCATGAAAATAGTCATTGCCAAAATGATCCTACATTAGACTGCCCTGTGGTCTCCGGAACAGTTGCATCTAACACGGTTATAGACAAGAACACTTGCAATGAAGAAGACGAAGACGCCATCAATAACGTCAGTTGCATCACCAAAGTGAAAGAGAAGTCAGAAGAGTGTTGTACATCCCAACCAGAGGGTAATGAG GATGACGTTACTGAAGAAATTTCGAACATGAAAAATGCCAAAGATGTTGACAGAGATATATCGGTGACCACCGTTGAATCTCCTTCACGGTGGCCTATTGACTTTGAGAAAAAGCAGAAGGAGATCATTGAGTTATGGCATGAATGCAATGTCTCTATAGTACACAGAACATATTTCTTCCTCCTCTTCAAGGGAGACAAAGCAGACAATATCTACTTGGAAGTAGAGCATAGGAGATTATCCTTCATTAGAAGTTCTTTCAATGCCGGGTGCGAGCCTAGTGGTACTGTTATATCAAG CTTGAGAAATCTTCGGCATGAAAGAGACATGCTCTATAAGCAAATGCTGAGGAGAGTCAATCTTCTGGAAAGAGAGAGTCTTTATAGCAAATGGGGGATTGATCTGAATTCCAAACAGCGAAGGCTGCAACTATCGCGTCGTATCTGGACACAGACTGACATGGAACATGTGAGAGAAAGTGCCACTCTTGTCACAAAACTGGTGGAACATCTGGAGAAGGGACAGGCCATCAAGGAGATGTTTGGGTTGAGCTTCACACTAAACCCAGGAGCTGACAGAAGAACTTTCAGTTGGGTTAGTGCTCACTCCTAA
- the LOC8054889 gene encoding 30S ribosomal protein S31, mitochondrial: MAMRLAAAAAFVRRLVPARPPVPVLAAASTAEAEAVTCGRGDKKTKRGKRFKGSYGNARPKREKKIERIKDRVEVPRSTPWPLPFKLI; encoded by the coding sequence ATGGCGATGCGGttggcggcggccgccgcgttCGTGCGGCGCCTGGTGCCGGCTCGCCCACCAGTACCCGTCCTGGCGGCGGCATCtacggcggaggcggaggcggtgaCGTGCGGGCGCGGGGACAAGAAAACCAAGCGCGGGAAGCGGTTCAAGGGCTCCTACGGCAACGCACGGCCCAAGCGGGAGAAGAAGATTGAGCGCATCAAGGACCGCGTCGAGGTGCCCCGCTCCACACCCTGGCCCCTCCCCTTCAAGCTTATCTGA
- the LOC8054891 gene encoding B-box zinc finger protein 18, which yields MRTICDVCESAPAVLFCAADEAALCRSCDEKVHMCNKLASRHVRVGLADPNKLARCDICENSPAFFYCEIDGTSLCLSCDMTVHVGGKRTHGRYLLLRQRVEFPGDKPGHMDDVPMETVPMETKDPENQRDQKKAPKEQMANHHNGDHPACDGNCDDQGNIDSKMIDLNMRPVRTHGQGSNSQTQGVDLSVNNHDSPGVVPTSNSERDASK from the exons ATGCGGACGATCTGCGATGTGTGCGAGAGCGCACCGGCGGTGCTCTTCTGTGCGGCCGACGAGGCAGCGCTCTGTCGGTCCTGCGACGAGAAG GTACACATGTGTAACAAGCTTGCTAGTCGGCATGTGAGAGTTGGACTTGCAGACCCTAATAAACTTGCCCGTTGTGATATATGTGAAAATTCACCTG CTTTCTTCTACTGTGAGATAGATGGCACCTCACTTTGCCTGAGCTGTGATATGACTGTTCATGTTGGTGGCAAACGAACCCATGGAAGATACCTGCTCCTAAGGCAAAGGGTTGAA TTTCCAGGAGATAAACCAGGCCATATGGATGACGTGCCTATGGAAACCGTGCCTATGGAAACCAAAGATCCTGAAAACCAGAGAGACCAGAAGAAGGCGCCCAAGGAGCAAATGGCAAACCACCATAATGGCGATCACCCAGCCTGTGATGGCAATTGCGATGACCAGGGCAACATTGATTCGAAAATGATCGATCTTAATATGCGGCCAGTTCGTACTCATGGGCAAGGATCAAATTCCCAG ACTCAGGGGGTAGATCTTAGTGTGAACAACCATGACTCTCCAGGGGTGGTGCCAACTAGCAATTCTGAAAGAGACGCCAGCAAGTAA
- the LOC8062075 gene encoding endoglucanase 23 encodes MAPCSAPRSSPVHHLCVHILLASLLAARWLVPSCSASSFFRVPWPAGRGRHDYRDALAKSILFFEGQRSGRLPPGQRASWRGDSGVSDGAAAGVDLEGGYYDAGDNVKFGFPMAFTTTMLAWSVIEFGDSMPRDERRHAAAAVRWATDYLLKTLAHPGVIFLQASARHCCCALPVCHVLSCRRSRAAGIAESAVRRAMQVGDPWKDHDCWERPEDMDTDRTVYNVSAGRPGSDIAGETAAALAAASMVFRDADPEYAETLLTSARKAFEFADTYKGAYSDDPDLRAGGCPFYCDFNGYQDELLWGAAWLRRASEDDTFLQYIQNNGKTLGAEDSSNEFGWDNKHAGLNVLVSKEFIEGDALSLQSYKEFADSFICTLIPESSSPHITYTPGGMIYKPGGSNMQHVTSISFLLLTYAKYLSKSSHTVNCGDVSVGPLTLQLQAKKQVDYLLGDNPMKMSYMIGYGDRYPQRIHHRASSLPSIKDHPQQMVCKEGTPYFNSSSANPNPLIGAVVGGPGEDDAYEDDRADFRKSEPTTYINAPLVGVLAYFVGNPNPGHTRH; translated from the exons ATGGCGCCTTGCTCTGCTCCTCGCTCATCTCCCGTCCACCATTTGTGTGTGCACATCCTACTAGCGTCCTTGCTCGCGGCGCGGTGGCTCGTGCCATCCTGCTCGGCTTCCTCCTTCTTCCGCGTCCCTTGGCCCGCCGGGCGCGGGCGGCACGACTACCGTGACGCGCTGGCCAAGTCCATCCTCTTCTTCGAGGGCCAGCGCTCGGGGCGGCTGCCGCCGGGCCAGCGCGCGTCGTGGCGCGGGGACTCCGGCGTGTCGGACGGCGCCGCGGCCGGGGTCGACCTGGAGGGCGGGTACTACGACGCCGGCGACAACGTCAAGTTCGGCTTCCCCATGGCGTTCACCACCACCATGCTGGCCTGGAGCGTCATCGAGTTCGGCGACTCCATGCCGCGCGACGAGCGccgccacgccgccgccgccgtccgctGGGCCACCGACTACCTCCTCAAGACGCTCGCCCACCCCGGCGTCATCTTCCTGCAGGCAAGTGCGCGGCATTGTTGTTGTGCACTGCCAGTCTGCCACGTTCTTTCATGTCGTCGCAGCAGAGCAGCAGGGATCGCTGAGAGTGCTGTGCGCCGGGCAATGCAGGTAGGCGATCCGTGGAAGGATCACGACTGCTGGGAGAGGCCGGAGGACATGGACACGGACCGCACGGTGTACAACGTCAGCGCGGGGCGGCCGGGCTCGGACATCGCGGGGGAGACGGCGGCGGCATTGGCGGCCGCGTCCATGGTGTTCCGAGATGCCGACCCGGAGTACGCCGAGACGCTGCTCACGAGCGCGAGAAAGGCGTTCGAGTTCGCGGACACGTACAAGGGCGCGTACAGCGACGACCCAGACCTCAGGGCAGGGGGCTGCCCGTTCTACTGCGACTTCAATGGCTACCAG GATGAGCTGCTGTGGGGAGCAGCATGGCTAAGGAGAGCCTCCGAGGATGACACATTCCTCCAATACATTCAGAACAATGGCAAGACCCTTGGTGCAGAAGACAGCAGTAACGAGTTCGGGTGGGACAACAAGCATGCCGGCCTCAACGTCCTTGTTTCCAAG GAGTTCATAGAAGGCGACGCGCTATCTTTGCAGTCCTACAAGGAGTTTGCAGACAGCTTCATATGCACGCTCATTCCAGAGTCGTCTTCACCACATATCACGTACACACCTGGGGGCATGATCTACAAGCCTGGAGGCAGCAACATGCAGCATGTCACCTCCATCTCCTTCTTGCTCCTAACTTACGCCAAGTACCTCTCCAAGTCCTCTCATACTGTCAACTGTGGAGACGTTTCAGTTGGCCCTCTAACTCTTCAGCTGCAAGCCAAAAAACAG GTTGATTACTTGTTAGGAGATAATCCAATGAAGATGTCGTATATGATCGGGTACGGTGACCGGTACCCTCAGCGGATCCATCACCGGGCATCGTCATTGCCCTCGATCAAGGACCATCCTCAACAGATGGTGTGCAAAGAAGGCACGCCATACTTCAATTCATCTAGCGCGAACCCTAACCCGTTGATCGGCGCAGTGGTCGGCGGCCCGGGGGAGGATGATGCTTATGAGGATGACCGTGCAGATTTCAGGAAATCTGAACCCACCACCTACATCAATGCTCCATTGGTAGGAGTGCTTGCATACTTTGTTGGCAATCCTAATCCTGGCCATACCAGACATTGA